The nucleotide window AGGTGAGCCGCCCGTAGGAGCTGGTGCGAAACCATTGCGAGGTCTGCGGGAAGAACTCCGCGAGGCGTTCCTCCGCGGTCCCCGAGCCCGGGGCGTCGGAGAAGTCGATCATGAGGTTGAGGGCCTTGATCCGACCCGTGGAGCGCGCGTAGCCGGGCGCGGTCGGCATGCCCTCCGACATCTGTACGCCCATGGCCGCGGTTATCCGGCAGGCGCCGAGCGGGGAGTCCTCGGCGGCGGCGGACGGGCCCGCGGAGGCGCGGCTGGGGGCGGGGAGGTTGCTGCTGGCCGTGGCCATGACCGCGATGACCAGGGCCGTCGCCCCGGCGAGTGCGATCGGGTGGCGGTGTCTGCGTATCCGGTGGCGGGGCTGCTGCATAGAGGCGCCTTCGGGTTCCGCGGCAGTCGGCCGGCTCTGACTGCGCTCTGGCGATCAGCCTGTGCCGGGCGCCTCGGGGCCGCGCGCTGACTGCGCCGATCGGTGGATTTCCCCGTCGTAACTGTGACCCAAGTCACACCCGAAGCCGAAATACCGGGGACTCCCTCCCCGTTTGACTCTATGTCCCCCCGCTAAACGGGGAAGAGTTCCCCGCTTGCGCCGAGTGCATCGAGGCGGAACCACACATCGAAGGGGAAGGGCAGACGTCGTGAAGACCGGCACCGATACCGAGAACTGCGTCGTCCGGCGCCGTGCGTCCCGTCCGCGGGCCGACGCGCTGCGCAACCGGGAACGGATCGTGACGGCCGCACTGGAGATGTTCGTCGAGTTCGGACCCGACGTGCCTCTCGACGAGGTCGCGCGCCGGGCGGGCGTCGGTAACGCCACGCTCTACCGGAACTTCCCCGACCGGGCGGCCCTCACGCACGAGGTCGTCCTCTCGGTCACCTCCCGCACCACAAACCGGGCCGAAGAGGCCGTCGCGGCGGAGTCCGACCCGTTCGCCGCGCTCAGCCGCTTCGTGCACGCCGCCGCCGACGAGCGGATCGGTGCCCTGTGCCCGATGCTCTCCGGCAGCTTCGACCAGAACCATCCCGAACTGCTCGCCGAGCGCGACCGCCTGGAACAGGCCGTCGAAGGACTCGTGGAGCGCGCCATGACCGCGGGGCGCCTGCGTACCGACATCGCCGTCGGTGACGTACTGGTCGCCCTCTCCCAGCTCACCCGGCCGCTGCCCGGCATCGCCTGCCTGGACATCGACCGGTTCACCCACCGTCATCTGCAGCTGTTCCTGGACGGGCTGGAAACCCCGGCCCGGTCCGTGCTGCCCGGTTCGGCGGCGACCCTGGAGGATCTGCGGCGCGGGCCCGACGCCCGGCCGACGACGACGTGAACCACCCGGTGTAACCCACCGCCGCACCGAGACTTCCGAACCGGGTCCGACGGCACAGGCCCCGGCCCCCGGCACCGCACGCCCGTTCTTCGCCGACATCACGACTCCCGCGCCCCGATGCGCCCTTAGGTGGCTCTCCCATGTCTAAGACAGCCGACACACGGCTCCCCGATCCCAGTCGCTGGAAAGCGCTGGCCTTCATCGCCCTCGCCCAGCTGATGGTCGTGCTCGACGCGACGATCGTGAACATCGCGCTGCCTTCGGCCCAGACCGACCTGGGCATCTCCGAAGGCAACAAGCAGTGGGTCATCACCGCCTATGCCCTCGCCTTCGGCGGGCTGCTCCTCTTCGGCGGACGCCTCGCCGACCTCTGGGGCCGTAAGCGCGTCTTCGTGATCGGCCTCCTCGGCTTCGCCGCGGCCTCCGCCCTCGGTGGCGCCGCGCAGAGCGAGGCGATGATGTTCGCCTCCCGCGCGCTGCAGGGTGCCTTCGGCGCACTGCTCGCCCCGGCGGCACTCTCGCTCCTCGCCGTGATGTTCACGGATGCCAAGGAGCGCGCCAAGGCGTTCGGCATCTACGGTGCGATCGCCGGTGGCGGTGGCGCGGTCGGCCTGATCCTGGGCGGCTTCCTCACCGAGTATCTGAACTGGCGCTGGACGTTCTTCGTCAACATCCCCTTCGCCATCGTCGCCGCCGCGGGTGCCTACTTCGTCATCCGTGAGCCGGCCGGCGGCCGCAACCGCTCGCCCCTCGACATCCCCGGCGTCATCCTGTCCACGCTGGGACTCGTCGCGCTCGTGTACGGCTTCACCCGCGCCGAGTCCTCGAGCTGGACGGACGGCCTGACCGTCACCATGTTCGTGGCCGCCGTCGTGCTGCTGCTCGCCTTCATCGTCACCGAGTCACTGGTGAAGTCGCCGCTGCTGCCGCTGCGCGTCCTCGCCGAGCGCAACCGCGGTGGTGTCTACCTCTCGCTGGGTCTCGCCGTCATCGCGATGTTCGGGCTCTTCCTGTTCCTCACGTACTACCTCCAGATCGTCAGGGGCTACTCGCCGGTCAAGACCGGCTTCGCCTTCCTGCCGATGATCGTGGGCATGATCACCGGGTCCACCCAGATCGGTGCCCGCCTCATGACCCGGGTGCCGCCCCGCCTGCTGATGGGCCCCGGCTTCCTGGTCGCCGCGCTCGGCATGCTGCTGCTCACCCAGCTGGAGACCGACTCCAGCTACGCGGGCGTCATCCTCTTCGGTCAGCTGCTGCTCGGCCTGGGTATGGGTACGGCGTTCATGCCGGCGATGTCCCTGGCCACGCACGGCATCGAGCCGCGTGACGCGGGTGTCGCCTCGGCGATGGTCAACACCTCGCAGCAGGTCGGCGGCGCCATCGGCACCGCGCTGCTGAACACCATCGCGGCCGGCGCCACCACGGCGTACATCGCGGACCACGCCGCGGGAGCCACGGACCCGAAGCTGCTGCAGTACCAGGCCATGGTCGCCGGCTTCACCAGCGCGATCTGGTGGGCGGTCGGCATCCTCCTCGCCTCCTCGGCGATCGCGGTGTGGCTGATCAACACGGGACGCCCGGGCACCGGAGCGGACGGCTCGGTCACCGAGTCCGCGGACGGCGTCCAGGACGACATCAAGATCCCGGTCATCGCACACTGACGCGGGCGGTGCGCCCGACGTGATCTGCGACCTGCGCCCCGGCTCCGTCATCGGAGCCGGGGCGCACGCGTAGGCCGGTCGTGCCGGTGCTCCGGCCGGTTCAGCGGAGCCAGGGAAGGTCCGCCCCGGTGTCCTCGGGTTCGAGTCCGGCGGCCATCACCCGCATGATCTCGCCGAGCCCGCGCACCTGGTCCGGCGTGAGCCGGTCGAACATCGCCTGGCGCACGGCGGTGACATGGCCCGGTGCGGAACGGCGGAGCATCGCGAAACCCTCCTCGGTGAGCACCGCGTTCTGGCCGCGCTTGTCCGAGGGGCAGTCCTCGCGCCGCACCCAGCCGTTCTTCTCCAGCCGGGCGATGGCGTGTGAGAGCCGGGACCGGGTGATCTTGGCGTCCTTGGCCAGCCCGGTCATCCGCATCTGCCGGCGGGGCGCCTGGGAGAGCTGGACGAGCAGACCGTAATAGATGTGAGGCATGCCGGCATCGCGCTGCAGCTGGCGGTCGAGGTGATCCTCCAGGAGCGTGGTGGCGTCGCGGTAGGCACGCCAGACGCTCTGCTCCTCGTCCGTGAGCCAGCGCGGTTCGCCGGTGGTTGCCGTGGTCATGGAGTCCACTCTACGACCCTTTCTTGAAAGTTGAACTAGATAGGGCTAAGGTCTCTTGGTATTGGAACTTGAAGTTTCAATGGAGTGGTGAAGTGTTCAACGGAGTGTCGGGACGAGTTCGGACGGATTGCCGGCAGCGAGCCGAACCGCAGAGGAACGGGAGTGTCATGACTGTCACCGTGGAGCGCATGCCCGCCCTCTACCTCTCCCACGGGGCGCCCCCGCTCGCCGACGACCCGGTCTGGCCCGGCGAACTGGCCGCCTGGTCCGCCACTCTGCCCCGCCCCACCGCCGTCCTCATGGTCTCCGCCCACTGGGAGGAGGCCCCGCTCGCCCTCGGCGCCATCGAGACCGTGCCGCTCGTGTACGACTTCTGGGGCTTCCCCGAGCACTACTACCAGGTGCGGTACGCGGCCCCGGGTGCGCCCCGGCTCGCGGAGAGCGTCCGCAGGCTGCTGCGGGGCGCCGGTACGCCGGTCCAGGACATCCCGGACCGGGGACTCGACCACGGGGCCTACGTGCCGCTCGTGGAGATGTTCCCGGGTGCCGACATCCCCGTGCTCCAGATCTCCATGCCGACCCTCGAGCCGCAGAAGCTGATGGACATCGGGCGCAGGCTCGCGCCGCTGCGGGACGAGGGTGTGCTGATCGTCGGCAGCGGCTTCTTCACCCACAACCTGGCCGCGCTCCGGCACCCGGGCGGCGGTACCCCCGGCTGGTCGGCCGAGTTCGACGACTGGGGGGACCGGGCGCTGCGGGCGCAGGACATCGATGCCCTGCTGGACTTCGAGAACAAGTCCCCGGCGGGCCGGCTGGCCCACCCGCGTACGGAACACTTCGCACCGCTCTTCGTGGCGCTGGGCGCCGCGGAGCACGAACTCCATCAGGGGCGGAGCGTCATCGACGGCTTCTGGATGGGTCTGGCCAAGCGCTCGGTGCAGTTCGGCTGAGCGCTTCCGGGGGCCCGGGGGTCCAGGGGTCCGGCGGGGCTCAGGACTCCCAACCCAATGACTTCTCGTACCAGGCCACGTCCCAGTAGCGGCCGAACTTCCGGCCCACCTCCGAGTACGTCCCGATGTGGCGGAAGCCGAAGGCGTCGTGCAGCCGGGCGGACGGCTCGTTGGGCTGGGCGATGCCCGCGTAGGCGCGGTGGACGTGCTCGTCGGTCAGTGCTTCGAACAGGGCCTTGTACAGCAGGGTGCCCAGTCCGCGCCCTCTCGTGTCCGGTGCGCAGTAGACGCTCACCTCGACGGATGTGCCGTACGCCGCCTTGGGGCGGAAGGGGCTGCTGGTCGCGTATCCGAGGACACGTGGCATGTTCCCGCTTTCCCGGGCAACCAGGAGACGGTGGGGGCCGTCCTCAGGGTGGGAGCGCAGCCAAGGGAGGCGCTGTTCGGGGGTGAAGGGGACTGTGTCAAAGGTGAGGGCGGTCTCACGGACGTAATGGTTGTAGATGTCGGTGAGGGCCACCACGTCCCCCTCCGATCCCGCGCTGACCTGCACTTCTGTGGGTATCTGCACCATGTGTCCTCCCGCTGGGGCCGACAGGGTACTGCATGAACTCGAAAGTGAATGCGCCCCAGGGGAATTCTGTCCGGATTCCAGTCGTTGTTTCCATCGGATGCAGGGCACCCGTAGAGGGTGTCGCGACCTACTCAGCAAGGGAGCACGCATGGCAACCCGTGCCGTCGCCCGTCGTTCGTCCACCACCGGTGGGACAAGCCGGGCGAGCAGTGTTCGCGCCGTGGGCGGGGAAATCGCCGATCGCGACCTGGTCGGCATGTACCTGGAGGAAATCGCCCGTACGCCGCTGCTCGACGCCGCCAAGGAAGTCGAGCTGTCGCAGATCCTCGAGGCGGGTGTCTACGCCCAGCAGATCCTCGACGGTGCGGTGGAGGGCGAAGCCGGCGGGGCGAAGCGCGAGGAGCTGGAGGCGCTCGTCACCGAAGGCGAGCGCGCGAAGGACGTGTTCATCCGGTCCAACCTCCGGCTGGTCGTCGCCGTGGCCAGACGCTACCCGCGAGCGGGTCTGCCCCTGCTCGACCTGATCCAGGAAGGCAACGCCGGCCTGGTGCGCGCGGTCGAGAAGTTCGACTACGCCAAGGGGTTCAAGTTCTCCACGTATGCGACGTGGTGGATCCGCCAGGCCATCACCCGTTCCATAGCCGACCAGTCCCGCACGATCCGGCTTCCCGTCCACCTGGTGGAGGAGCTGGGCCGGATCCGCCGGGTGCAGCGCGAGTTCAACCGCGAGCACGGGCGCGACCCGGAGCACGCGGAGATCGCCGCCGAGCTGGACTCGACCACGGAGCGTGTGGGGAACGTCCTGGACTGGGCCCGTGACCCGGTCAGTCTGAACATGCCTGTCGACGACGAGGGCGACACCCAGTTCGGTGACCTCCTGGAGGACACCTCCGCCGTCTCGCCCGAGACATCCGTGATGACGCTGCTGCGCAGCGAGGAGCTGGAAGACCTCATCGGCAAGCTCGACAACAGGACCGCCTCGATCATCCGTATGAGGTACGGCATCGAGGACGGCCGCGAGCGGACCCTCACCGAAGTCGGCAAGCAGCACGGCCTCACACGGGAGCGGATCCGCCAGATCGAGAAGCACGCACTGCTCGAATTGAAGCGAATGGCTCACGACACGGGCTTTGACGCTGCGGCGTGAGCCAATAACCCGTAACCTCACCATCAAGACCGGTTCACACCGGCACCTGAGCTGAGTCCCGGCGCCCACCCCCCCCCCCGGCGCCGGGGCTCATTCATGTCCGGGGGTCTTTCCTCACCGCTCCCGACCGCTTCAGGAAGCTGTGGACGCCCGCGTCAGCCGGGCTCCCAGGCCGCTCAGGTACTCCACCAGCTGAGGCGGCCCGTGTGCCGTGAACTCGCAGTCGACGAGTGCCAGCCTCAGCGCCACCCACTCCAGCGAGTCCGTCGACACCGCCCGCAGCCGGCAGCTGTCCTCACCGGTCGGCTCCGGTACGCCGAGCCATCGAGGCAGCCGCGCCGCCACGAAGTCGGCCGGGGCCCGGAAGACGACGTCGACCGGCAGCTCCGCCTGCATCCGGGACATGGACCGGGCGAAGAACCGGGCGGCGTCCCCGTCCTCCCCGGGCAGCTCGCGCGGAGTGAAGCGGGCCCCGGTCGTCGTCGGCTCACTGACCCGGTCCACCCGGAACGTACGCCAGTCCTCGCGCTCCAGGTCGTACGCGACGAGGTACCAGCGGTGCCCCGTGCTCACCAGCCGCTCCGGTTCGACCAGCCGCTTGGTCTCGGCACCATCCTTCGCCCGGTACGCGAACCGCAGCCGCTCCCGCCCGGTGACCGCCGACGCCATCACCGTCAGTGTGCGCGGGTCGATCGTGGCGCCGTCGCCCCGGGTGAGCGGCAGGGTGGCGTTCTGCAGCGACGAGACCCGCTGGCGCAGCCGGGAGGGCAGTACCTGCTCCAGCTTCGCCAACGCCCGGACGGATGCCTCGTCCACGCCCTCGATGGCGTGCCCGGCCCCGGCCCGCAGCCCGACCGCGATGGCCACCGCCTCCTCGTCGTCGAGCAGGAGGGGCGGCATGGCGGTGCCCGCGACGAGGCGGTAGCCGCCGACCGAGCCGCGCGTCGCCTCGACCGGATAGCCGAGGTCGCGGAGCCGGTCGATGTCGCGGCGGATCGTGCGCGGGCTGACCTCCAGGCGGTCGGCCAGTTCGGTGCCCGGCCACTCACGCGGCGTCTGGAGGAGCGACAGCAGATTCAGCAGGCGTGCCGGGGTATCTGTCATGCCGTCCAGGATGCCCGTTCATCAGGTCACGAACTGTCCTAATGCCCCTCTAGTTTCTTCCCATGACTTCTTCCCAACCGCTGCCGTCCGCGACGGCCGCCCGCACGGCGACCGAGGGCCCTGCGGCCCCGGCCGACCGGCGCCGCTGGTACGCGCTCGCCATCGTGATGACCGCGGCCTTCATGGACCTGGTCGACGTCACGATCGTCAACATCGCCATCCCGAGCATCAAGCAGGACACCGGCGCCTCGTTCAGCGCGATCCAGTGGATCACCGCGGGATACGCCCTCGCCTTCGCGGCCGGGCTGATCACGGGTGGCCGGCTGGGCGACATCTACGGCCGCAAGCGGCTCTTCCTCATCGGCATCGGCGGCTTCACCGTCTCCTCGGCCCTCTGCGGCTTCGCGGCCGACCCGGAGATGCTGGTCGCCTCCCGCATCCTCCAGGGCGCCATGGCGGCGCTGATGGTCCCGCAGGTGCTCTCCATCGTGCACGCCACCTTCCCCGCGCACGAACGCGGCAAGGTCTTCGGCCTCTTCGGCGCGGTCGTCGGGCTCGGCGCGGTCTCCGGACCGCTGCTCGGCGCGCTGCTCACCGGCTGGAACCTCTTCGGTCTCGAATGGCGTCCGATCTTCCTGATCAACCTGCCGGTCGGTATCGCCGGCCTGATCCTGGGCAGCAAGTTCATCAGTGAGTCGAAGGCGCCCAAGGCGCTCCGTCTCGACCTGGTCGGTGTGGGCCTCGTGACGCTCGGCCTGCTGATGCTGATCTTCCCACTGACCCGGGGGCACGAGCTGGGCTGGCCGCTGTGGGGTCATCTGTCGATGGCGGGCAGCCTTCTGGTGCTCCTGGTGCTGGTCGCGTACGAGCGGCACAAGACGGCCAAGGACGGCTCGCCGCTCATCGAGCTGTCCCTGTTCCGGGTCAGGAGCTTCGCCGCGGGCGTCGCCGTACAGCTGACCTTCGGTATCGTCCTCGGCATCTTCTTCCTCGTCTGGACGCTCTACATGCAGATGGGGCTGGGCTGGAGCGAGCTGCGGGCGGGCACGACGGGCGTCCCCTTCTCGATCGCCGTCTCGGCCGCCGCCGGGCTCTCCGTGCAGAAGCTGGTGCCCCGCTTCGGCCGCAAGGTCCTCCAGGTGGGCGCGCTGCTGATGATCGCCGGACTGCTGCTCTACATCTGGGAGTCCGAGCGCTACGGCATGGACATCACCCCGTGGCAGATGGCACTGCCGCTGGTCGTCATGGGAGTGGGGATGGGGCTGATCGTGGCCCCGCTGACGGACGCGGTGCTCTCCGAGGTGCCCAAGGAGCACTCGGGGTCTGCGTCCGGGCTGTTCAACACGATGCAGCAGATGGGTACGGCGCTGGGGCTCGGTCTCGTCTCGGTGGTCTTCTTCGGAGTGGTCGACGACGGGGCGGCGCGGGGCGTCATGGGACCGGCGTTCGTCGAGGCGTTCCAGCAGTCGCTGTGGTGGGTGGCCGGTGTGCTCGCTGTGATCTTCCTGCTGATGTTCGCTCTGCCGGCCAGGCCGAAGGCCCATGCCGAGGACCCGGCCGAGGACCCGGCCGACGCCGCTCCGGGGCCGGAGGGCGACGCCGTCACGGAGCCCGTGCTGACGCACTGAGCGAGTCCGGTCCGCGGACCGCACGGGTCCGCGGACCGCACGGGTCCGCGGACCGCACGGGTCCGCGGGCCTCACCGGTCCGCGGGCCGCACGGGGGCATCACCGCACGCGCGTCAGCAGATGCGCGTGCGGCTCTCCATGGCCTGGCGTGCGGCGTGCTCGTCCCCGTAGACCTCGCACATGTGACGGCCGTCGGGGGTGGCGGTGTGCTCGACCTCCCAGAGGCAGAGCTCGCTGCCGTCCAGGAGCAGGAACGCGTGCTCGTAGAGCGTGAAACCGGCGTCCCGGCCGTCGACGGGGCACTGCCGGCCGAAGATCTGGGTGATGTGGTGGGCGAAGGCGGCCCGCAGCAGACGCGCGGTCTCCTCGCCCGGCCGGTCGCTGTTCTCCGCGCGGCGCAGGACCCGGCGGGCGTGGTCCGCGGAGTTGTCCGGGGCGTACGTCCGGGGCAGCGGGACCGGGGGAGCGGACATCAGGACCGTGAGGATCTCCAGGTCGCCGTGCGGACTCTCGTCGCCGAAGGCCGGGGCGTCGGAGAAACTGCCGGCCAGCCGCACCGCCGCGACGTGCGCGTCGGACTCGTCGTCGTACAGCTCGTGGCGGCGAGGGGCCGTGAGGTCCCGGCCGCTGCTGTGGACGAGCTCCCAGAGGGAGAGCGCGGAGCCGTCGGGAAGCAGATAGGTGTGCCGGTAGGTCTCGCGGTGCAGGACCGAGCTGTGGTGGGAGGAATGCAGGGAGCTGCTGTGCGCCAGCGCGCCTCCGAGCTGTTCGACCGTGCTGTCGGGCAGGTCGAAGGAGTTGAGGGCGCGTCGCAGGAGTCGCTCGAGGTGCTGCTCGGTTGTCTCGTACGGATCGCTCAAGGTGCTGTCTCCAGGCCGTCGCCGCGTGTTACTTGGTGCGTGCTTAACGTAGTCCCTGGGTCTGACATCGTGACCGGGGATCGGGAAAACGTAGGGCACACGCGAAAAGTTCCCGGTACTTTTCGGATGCTTCGGGTGAACTTCCCTGTGTCGAGGGGGAGTCGGACCTGCTTGCTCGTCGCGCCGGTCGCGCGGCGCGCTCACTCCGCAACCACCCGAAACAGGATCAATCGCCTTTTACGGTCATACGGTAGCCGGGTGACCGAGCCATCAGAAACCTCAGCGGGATCCAGCGAGGAGCTCCGGGGCTTCAGCCCCGGGAAGTATCGCTTCTCTGGACTGCTCTGGCGTGCGGGTACACGTCGGACGTTCCTGCTGCTCGATGTACTCCTTGATGACGGACAACGGTGCTCCGCCGCAGAAAGCCGTGGCGGAGCCTGCGGGCGGAGACGCCCTTGAGGGAGCCCACCAGCTTGGAGAGGGACACCTTGGGCGGGTAGTACACGAGAAGGTGGACGTGGTCGCGTTCGCCGTTGAACTCGACCAGCTCGGTTTCGAAGTCCGCACAGACGGATCGCATGACTTCCTCGCAGCGTGGAAGGATCTCGTCGGTGAACGGCCCACGCCGGTACTTGGGGGTAAAGACCAAATGGGCGTGGAGGATGCAGACGACCGTACGACCCCTGCGGATACTGGGGTTTGGTTCCCATCGCGGTGAGCACCGGTACCGCCTGGTGGGGCACCGGCTTCCTCTGTCTCTCGTTCCTCGTGGTCCTCGGACTGTGGCTGCTCGATCCGAAGGACCGTTGACCACCGCCGTATCCTGGAGACATGAGCACCGCCCCCGCCCACGGACCGCGAGATTCGAAGCCGCAGCAGCAGCAGCCGCACGAGCAGCAGCCGCAGGAGTCCGAACCCACCTCGGCTCTCGTCTTCGACGATCCGTTGGACAGGCAGTCCTCGGACGATACGGACCGAGGGTGGGGTGAGCGGACTCCGAGCGGTGGCAGCGCCGCGGATCTGGCGCGCTTCCTCGACGAGAAGCCGCCTCACCACGTCTGAGCCCCGCCGCCTCGCCCGTCCCGGCTCCGCCGCGGCGGGACGCGCCGTCTCCCGTGCTACTCGTCGGTCCCCCTGTCACTCGCCGCGCCGTCCCCGGCCGTATCGCCGCGCTGCTGCACCAGGAGCGCGTCCCGGATCTAGTGCGCATCTGCCACCGCCACGGCCAGTTGCCCCGAGACCCCGGCGCCGACCAGCGCCGTCGCGGTGTCCCGGTCCACGGTCAGCACGACCAGGGCTCCGCCGCCCGCGTCCGGCCCGTCCGCGACCGTGTTGTCCGGCGGGCGCGGCACGGACGCCACCCGTACCCCCTTCGCCACCACGCGTGCGTCGGATTCCGCGTCGTCGGCGGCGATCACATCGACGCGGTCGCCGGGCCGCAGCAGCCGGACCGTCGCCGCATCGGCGATCCGGACCGGCGCCGACACCAGGCGCCCGTGCCGCCGCACCGCCGCTCCCGGCACGGCCGCCGCTTCCCCCGCGACGCCCGGACCGGCGGCACTCGCCCCCGGGGCGGCGAGTCCCGGGGTGGCGAGTTCGGGGGTGGCGAGTCCCGAAGCGGCCAGCGCGGCAGCGGTCAGAGCCAGCCCCGCCGCCATGGTGCGACGCTGCCTCCGCAGCGCCCGCCGCAGCCGGTGTGCGCCACCCCCACGCAGCCGCAGAGGAGGGAACGGAGGCACCCCGCACGGGGCCGGTGCCACCACCGGCAGCCACGGATGCCGCGCATCGGCCGCGGACGGGAGCGAAGGAGTTCGTACGTGGGGTGCGGACGGGGACATGGCTGACACCACCTGCCGTGACGGGAGAAAGAACGAGGGGAGTGCGGCGGGCCGACCCGCCGAACTCCCCTCACCCTCCACCGTCCGAGGACATCCTGCTGAGCCCTGTGGACAGCGCACAGCTTGTGGAAATCTCCGACACCCACACGTGCCGCACCAGCCCCACAGCTCGCCCTGGCACGCTCGTCCCGGCACGGCACGGCCCCGCTAAGGCAGTTCGACTCCCGTATCGATGCCGTCCAGCGCGTGCGCGCAGGCGCAGTCGCGGTCCGCGGTCTTCGGCAGCCCGGTCACCGCGTCGAACAGCACCGACCGCAGCCGGTCCACGTTGGCGGCGAACACCTTCAGCACATCCTCGTGGGAGACGCCCTCGCCGGCCTCGGCGCCCGCGTCGAGGTCCGTCACCAGCGTCAACGTCGTGTAGCAGAGGGCGAGTTCGCGGGCGAGTACGGCCTCCGGATGTCCGGTCATCCCGACCACCGACCAGCCCATCGCCGCGTGGAAGCGCGACTCGGCCCTGGTTGAGAAGCGCGGTCCCTCGACCACGACCAGCGTCCCGCCGTCCACGGCGTCCCAGTCGCGCCCACGCGCTGCGGCAAGGGCGGCCTTCCGGCCGTGGGGGCAGTACGGATCGGCGAAGCCGAGGTGGGCCACCTTCGGCTCCACGCCGTCGGCCCGCGTCACTCCGTCGTAGTACGTCTGTGTGCGGGCCTTGGTCCGCTCCACCAGCTGGTCCGGCACGAGCAGCGTCCCCGGCCCGTACTCCGGCCGCAGTCCGCCCACCGCGCACGGCGCGAGCACCTGACGTACACCGACCGAGCGCAGCGCCCACAGATTGGCCCGGTAGTTGATGCGGTGCGGCGGCACGTGGTGACCACGCCCGTGGCGGGGCAGGAACGCGACACGGCGTCCGGCGACCTCGCCCAGGAAGAGCGAGTCGCTGGGCTGCCCGTACGGGGTGTCCACACGGACCTCGGTGACGTCCTTCAGGAAGGAGTACAGACCCGAGCCGCCGATCACTCCGATGTCCGCGCCACCCGCCGGAACGCCGGCCACGTTCCCTGCCTCTGCACCAGCTTCTGCGTTAACCATGCGGTCACACTAGGCCCTCCGTACGGCACGGGGACGCACACGAAGACCCCGCCGGTCCGAAGATCGACGGGGTCCCGTTGAAGCTTGTCCGTACGACGGCTCAGGCAGCCGACGTACCACTCGACGAAGCCGACGCGGACGAAGCCGCGGCGGACGAGGAGGACGACGAAGACGCCGTCGACTTCGAGTCCGACCCGGTCGTCGACGACGACGAGGAAGCGGAATCTGACGCCTTCGCGGGCGACGAAGCCGGCGTGCTGCTCGACGAGGAGCCGCGGCTGTCGTTCCGGTAGAAACCGGAACCCTTGAAGACAATGCCGACCGCCGAGAACACCTTCTTCAGGCGTCCCTCGCAGTTCGGGCACACGGTCAGGGCATCATCGGTGAACTTCTGCACCGCCTCGAGGCCCTCGCCGCATTCGGTGCACTGGTACTGATAGGTCGGCACTTGCTCCTCCTGGCACTCTCACTCAATGAGTGCTAACGACGCTCCATACTGACGTATTCCGCTCGATCAGTCCACCGTGACCGGCTCGCGGTGACCGACACCACGTGCGACCAGCCGTCCGGAGGCCCGCGGGGCGAGTCGCGAGCGCAGTGCCAGCAGGGTCGCCAGCGCCAGCGCGGTCCCCACCAGCGGGACCACGAAACCGGTGCTCGCGCCTTGGCGGTCGGCGAGCTGTCCGGCCACGGTCACCGCTCCCGCCTGGCCGAGCGCGACCGCGCCC belongs to Streptomyces finlayi and includes:
- a CDS encoding S-methyl-5'-thioadenosine phosphorylase, with the translated sequence MVNAEAGAEAGNVAGVPAGGADIGVIGGSGLYSFLKDVTEVRVDTPYGQPSDSLFLGEVAGRRVAFLPRHGRGHHVPPHRINYRANLWALRSVGVRQVLAPCAVGGLRPEYGPGTLLVPDQLVERTKARTQTYYDGVTRADGVEPKVAHLGFADPYCPHGRKAALAAARGRDWDAVDGGTLVVVEGPRFSTRAESRFHAAMGWSVVGMTGHPEAVLARELALCYTTLTLVTDLDAGAEAGEGVSHEDVLKVFAANVDRLRSVLFDAVTGLPKTADRDCACAHALDGIDTGVELP
- a CDS encoding RcpC/CpaB family pilus assembly protein — protein: MSPSAPHVRTPSLPSAADARHPWLPVVAPAPCGVPPFPPLRLRGGGAHRLRRALRRQRRTMAAGLALTAAALAASGLATPELATPGLAAPGASAAGPGVAGEAAAVPGAAVRRHGRLVSAPVRIADAATVRLLRPGDRVDVIAADDAESDARVVAKGVRVASVPRPPDNTVADGPDAGGGALVVLTVDRDTATALVGAGVSGQLAVAVADAH
- a CDS encoding MFS transporter, giving the protein MTSSQPLPSATAARTATEGPAAPADRRRWYALAIVMTAAFMDLVDVTIVNIAIPSIKQDTGASFSAIQWITAGYALAFAAGLITGGRLGDIYGRKRLFLIGIGGFTVSSALCGFAADPEMLVASRILQGAMAALMVPQVLSIVHATFPAHERGKVFGLFGAVVGLGAVSGPLLGALLTGWNLFGLEWRPIFLINLPVGIAGLILGSKFISESKAPKALRLDLVGVGLVTLGLLMLIFPLTRGHELGWPLWGHLSMAGSLLVLLVLVAYERHKTAKDGSPLIELSLFRVRSFAAGVAVQLTFGIVLGIFFLVWTLYMQMGLGWSELRAGTTGVPFSIAVSAAAGLSVQKLVPRFGRKVLQVGALLMIAGLLLYIWESERYGMDITPWQMALPLVVMGVGMGLIVAPLTDAVLSEVPKEHSGSASGLFNTMQQMGTALGLGLVSVVFFGVVDDGAARGVMGPAFVEAFQQSLWWVAGVLAVIFLLMFALPARPKAHAEDPAEDPADAAPGPEGDAVTEPVLTH
- a CDS encoding FmdB family zinc ribbon protein; translated protein: MPTYQYQCTECGEGLEAVQKFTDDALTVCPNCEGRLKKVFSAVGIVFKGSGFYRNDSRGSSSSSTPASSPAKASDSASSSSSTTGSDSKSTASSSSSSSAAASSASASSSGTSAA
- a CDS encoding DUF6227 family protein, giving the protein MSDPYETTEQHLERLLRRALNSFDLPDSTVEQLGGALAHSSSLHSSHHSSVLHRETYRHTYLLPDGSALSLWELVHSSGRDLTAPRRHELYDDESDAHVAAVRLAGSFSDAPAFGDESPHGDLEILTVLMSAPPVPLPRTYAPDNSADHARRVLRRAENSDRPGEETARLLRAAFAHHITQIFGRQCPVDGRDAGFTLYEHAFLLLDGSELCLWEVEHTATPDGRHMCEVYGDEHAARQAMESRTRIC